The window taaaatttttaggtgtccagtggtgtggggcatgtcgagatatcccttctaaggtgaaggataaattgctgcatctggcccctcccacatccaaaaaagaggcacaatgcctagttggcctttttggattttggcgacaacatcttcctcatttgggtgtgctactccggcccatttatcgagtgaccagaaaagctgctaattttgagtggggacctgaacaagaggaggctctgcgacaggtccaggctgctgtgcaagctgctctgccacttgggccatatgatccagcagatccaatagtgctggaagtgtcagtggcaaatagagatgctgtctggagcctttggcaggcccctataggagaatcacaatgcagacccttaggattttggagcaaagccttaccatctgctgcagataactactctccttttgagaaacagcttttggcctgttactgggccttagtagagactgaacgcttaaccatgggccaccaagttaccatgagacctgagttgcctatcatgagttgggtgttgtctgacccaccaagccataaagttgggcgtgcacagcagcactctattgtaaagtggaaatggtatatacgagatagagccagagcaggtcctgaaggcacaagtaagttacatgaagaagtggcacaaatgcccatggtttccactcctgctgccacattaccttctctttcccagaccagagctatggcctcttggggtgttccttacagtgaattgactgaggaagagaaaactcgggcctggtttacagatggttcagcatgatatgcaggtaacacccgaaagtggacagctgcagcattacaacccctttctggggtgtccttaaaggacagtggtgaggggaaatcctcccagtgggcagaactttgagcagtgcacctggttgttcattttgcttggaaggaaaactggccagaggtgcgtttgtatactgactcatgggctgttgctaatggtttgactggatggtcagggacttggaaagaccgtaattcgaaaattggtgacaaagaggtctggggaagaagtatgtggatagacctttctgagtgggctaaaaacatgaagatatttgtgtcccatgtgaatgcacaccagagggtgacttcagcagaggaagattttaataatcaagtggataagatgacccgttctatggataccagtcagcctctttccccagcaactcctgttattgcccaatgggctcatgaacaaagtggtcatggtgatagggatggaggttatgcatgggctcagcaacatgggcttccactcaccaaggctgacctggctacagccactgctgaatgcccaatctgccagcagcagagacccacactcagcccccgatatggcgccattccccgaggtgaccagccagctacatggtggcaggttgattacattggaccactcccttcatggaaggggcagcgatttgttctaactggaatagacacatactctggatatgggtttgctttccctgcacgcaatgcttctgtcaaaactactatccgtgggcttacagaatgccttatccatcgtcatggtattccacatagcattgcttcggatcaaggaacacacttcacagcaaatgaagtgcgggaatgggcacatgctcatggaattctctggtcttaccatgttccccatcatccagaagcagctggattgatagaacggtggaatggccttttgaaaactcaattacggtgccaactaggtggcaaaaacttgaaaggctggggtaatgttctccaggaagctgtgtatgctctgaatcaacgtccgctgtatggtgctgtttctcccatagccaggatccatgggtccaggaaccaaggggtggaaatgggtgtggtgccactcactattactcctagtgatccactaggaaaatttttgcttcctgtccctgctaccctgagttctgctggtctacaggttttagttccaaaacagggtgtgctttctccaggagaaacaacagtgataccactgaactggaagttaagattgccacctggccactttgggctacttatgcctctggatcaacacaccaagaaggggattacattattgtctggggtaattgaccctgactatcagaaggaagtaggactgcaactacataatggaggtaaagaagagttttcttggaatataggagatcccctggggcgtctattagtactgccatgccctctgattaaaatcaatggaaaactgcaacaacacaatccaggcaggaccactaatggctctgagacttcaggaatgaaggcttgggtcaccccaccaggcaaagaaccacggccagctgaagtgcttgctgaggggaaagggaacatggaatgggtagtggaagaaggtagtgataaatatgaacttcgaccacgtgatcagttacagaaacgaggactgtaatgctgttttgtttgtgttatactatttaagttgtaagatatcaagtttaagaatgaatgttgcccaaggatttgcaccctattctggagagatttaatgtgtttccagttatatgctggacagttgagtattgtcagataaaagaaaaaatgtgtgcttatttgttttcatttggaaattaagtatggtctaaggtgatatatatatatatataggtgccaagttgacaaggggtgggctgtcatcgttagggacaggtgtcaacttggccaagttgtggtacctgttcatctgattgggcaagtgctggcctgtctgttgcaatgaggacatttcataggattaggtcatgatcacatcagctacatccacagctgatttcatttgtaatcagccaaaggggagtgtcttctgcaattagtgatgctaaatccaatcatgggaagccttttaaggaggactgagaggagacaggttgcattcctgctttggctggtgagcctctcctgtggagttcatccaggccatccattggagttgtcggcttcgcagcctgccctgtggattttggactctgcattcctacggtcacgtgagacactttcataaattttatatttgcaagtgttccctgttgattctgtttctctagagaaccctaactaatacagagttgTTGCATATATGTCTCTCAACTAAAAAAGCCTTCTATTTGAAGACAGCACCATATCTTACTCAGTTTTTATTGTCCAGGCACTAGTTGGAAAGTCTTGCATGAAACATGTGCTcaaagaaatgtttgttgaattgattCAAGATATTCAGCAGAGAATGTTAAGATTTCATGTTAATTTGTTAATTGAAATTTTTCTGGGTTCTGAATTGAATGATTTCATGAATGAAAAATGGCGTTTATGTTGGGGGTTTAAAATTACCTATTTTGAAAGCAGATCTTCACATGAACAGCGATGGAGAATAGCTTGTTAGGTAGATAGATTCAGTGTTTGAATGGCGCGAAGAAAGAAGTTAGAGAGAGGGCTCAAGTTCTGCCCTCCTCTCAGCATCCTTCATCCCTGCAATGACTCTCAGTGAAATGTATCACTGCAAATAATAGCTATAAATGTTAAAGGAGCATGTTTTCATGATATATGAAACACACAGCAACATTTGAGGAATTAAATGCATGTGATTAAGCTGTCCACCTGACCACCAATATTTGACAAGCTACCATCCTTCCCAAAGCTCAACTTAAGACAGTGCCATGATGCAGAAAAGCAAGAAGGATGTTTTCTACCATGACACAGATTTTAGTCCCTTCAGGGAAATGGGTCATGCATGTATCATAAGCAGCAGACAACACATGATAAAAACCAGTTAAGGAAACTGGATCAACTACTTATGACATGTAAGTAAAACCAAAAAGCAGGAAAGTAGGAAAACAAGAAGCTGTCTGATACGTTCTGCATAAAACCACTTATAAGAGTGAAGAGATAAAATATCCAGATACCAAAATTGGGAAGAATGGATTCCATTTCACTCAGACTTGACAAGACCTGGCAATTTCTTCAcctaagcaaagaaataagatgtCAATCCTAAGAGGAGCTGGTCAGTAATGGAAATTGAAAAAACCCTCTTAATTTTCCCCAATGGCATATTTCAACaaattaaaactatttctatACTTTTTAAGATTAGGCAACAGAGTAAATAAATTTAAGGTATTGAGACTCAGTTTTCCAATTGTTCGAGAAGTAAGGTAAAATACAGAAAGGGGAAGGATAGAGTATACACATATAGATATTAAAAGaggtatacatatacataaatgcatacattttttttacaaTAGTGCTTGCTGAGTGGGCCTAGAAAGAATGACATCCTGGTAGGAATTAGTATACCTAAGACTCCGGTGTTTCTAAACGCATTCTGCCCCAaaaatcttggtttctaaatgtaTTCTCCTAAAAAAGAAACCAAGGCCTCTTGGAGTTATCACTGATACCAGGGCTTGAGATAGGAAAGTACAAGAGGATATTGCGCAGAAAGTAAAAACATGCTCCAGAATCATGGGGGCATgtcaaaaagaaacaggaactagCTTTGAAgacaatgacattaaaaaaacCTGGAGGAAATTGAGCATTAAATCACAATGTAATAGTAGTGTAattcattgaataaaataagaaacgtTGGGTGCaaatgaatttaaatgaattaatggattTAAAAAGTGAGGTAGGTGAGAAAGTTcttacttaaagaaaaaatggcCATGggtaaatgaagaaggaatgacAGAAAAATCATCATTTGACAACCTGATAGTAAGAACTGATTAAGGTAAGAAATAGCAATGGCTGCTAAAACTGGTGGATGAATGTTTAATGTTAATGTATTTACGTAGTGGCAAAGTATCTTCTTGAGTAATGCTCtttacaaacaaatgaaaaagagtaATTTACAGGGGAGATGCACATAGCAGATaccattttaacaaaataatcaAAGTTAATATCTACGGTAATGACACAAATTGGTATCAAGTGCCTGCTGATATAAGGCACAGGGGAGAACAAAACAACTGATTCTTCTtaaccagaaaagaaaagcaagcatAATCTGAAATCAATCATGAGAAAATGTCTGACATAACCAACTTGAGGAGCAATCTAAAAAGTAAATGTCCTCCAAACATGCTTAAATCATGAAAAATAGTTTCAGGAATTATTGTAGCATAATATAACTGGAattaaagaaacatgaaaaatcaTTGTCTGGCCATTTGCATGCACATGAGCACACACaaagagaatttccatttttaagaaatacGCTTAGGGTTAAAAAGAAGAATGCCTACATTTTCCACATGAAGAGTATCAAATACCATATAAATAGTCTGTAGTAGAGCAGAATTTCTTTCTCAGCCTATCCATATCTGAATTGTATGTGTGCTCTTTTTCCCATAAGGTTGCCATCCAGTACAATAGACCCTTCCTTCCAGATATCATCAAAAGTAAGATTCTAAAAGAATTCGTATATGGTTCAGAACTTGTGAGAAGCTGAGGTGATGGCAAAATATGGTCCTCAGTGAATCTAGAAAAGAAAGGATAGTGAAAGCAAGAATAAAGATATCTCATCCTAATAACGGTTTCCTCAAGGAAGTTCCTTATTGGTTTTGATAATAAGGCCATCTTTCTGCTAACTGTACAAAGATTTACATTTTCCGTGCTTCTTATTGGATAAATTTGCAAGTTAACAGATACTTCACAGCAGATTTTACATCCTTATTCCTCAAGCTATAGATGATAGGATTCAGCATGGGGGTCATGGCCCCATAAAACAAGAACATAAGCTTGTCTGAAGTTTGAAATTTGTTTTCCCCAGACTGGTCTTGAGACGTGGGCTTTGCGTACATAAAGAAGATGGTACCATAAAATATGATCACCACAGTCAGGTGTGAGGAGCAGGTGGAAAATGCCTTGTGTCTCCCTGTGGCTGATTTTATTCTCAAGATGGTGTAGAGGATGAACATGTAGGAGAAGAAGATGACCAGCAGTGGAAGAACCAGGAAGACCATACTTGCCACTAGCATGGTGGTAACATTGAGGGATATGTCAGCACAAGCTAACTTGAGGACAGTCAAGATCTCACATCCAAAATGATTGATAACATTATTCCCACAAAATGGCAGCTGCATGGCAAGAGACGTTTGCACAGTTGAGTTGATTCCACCAGACAACCATGACATGGAAGCCATCAGCACATACACTGCCTTGCTCATGATGATGGGGTACCTCAGAgggttacagatggccacatagcggtcaaaAGCCATCATGCCCAGGAGCAAACACTCTGTTGACCCCAGGGCAAACACAAGGAACATCTGCACTGCACATCTAGAGAAGGAAATGGTTCTTTTCTGTGATATGATGGGCCCCAAAGTTGAAGGAATAGAAGCAGTTGTATAGCAGATATCCAGAAATGAGAGGTTTcccaggaagaagtacatgggggtgtgaagacGAGCATCAAAGATGCTTGCTACGATGAGAACACCATTGCCCAGTAGAATCACTAGATACATCACTAGAagcagagcaaagaaaatgatcTCAAGATTTGGATGCCCTGAAAGgcccagaagaagaaattctgacaCAAATGTCTGGTTGTTCTGATCCATGTCATTTGCTTTCCATATGTCAGAGGAAGACGAACCTAAAATGTATTTGGTGGCAAGGAACAAATGTTTCAAATTACCTGATAAATCATTATTTTAGGATTGAATAAAAGGAGTGTTTGCCTAAAGTTCTAATCCACAACAATGTGTTT of the Tamandua tetradactyla isolate mTamTet1 chromosome 2, mTamTet1.pri, whole genome shotgun sequence genome contains:
- the LOC143659259 gene encoding olfactory receptor 13C3-like; the protein is MDQNNQTFVSEFLLLGLSGHPNLEIIFFALLLVMYLVILLGNGVLIVASIFDARLHTPMYFFLGNLSFLDICYTTASIPSTLGPIISQKRTISFSRCAVQMFLVFALGSTECLLLGMMAFDRYVAICNPLRYPIIMSKAVYVLMASMSWLSGGINSTVQTSLAMQLPFCGNNVINHFGCEILTVLKLACADISLNVTTMLVASMVFLVLPLLVIFFSYMFILYTILRIKSATGRHKAFSTCSSHLTVVIIFYGTIFFMYAKPTSQDQSGENKFQTSDKLMFLFYGAMTPMLNPIIYSLRNKDVKSAVKYLLTCKFIQ